Proteins encoded within one genomic window of Prauserella marina:
- the holA gene encoding DNA polymerase III subunit delta has product MTAPATTPPPLHLVLGDEELLVERAVYAALDAARLADATADLTRVRVSDLTAPVLAELVSPSLFSEGRVIVLESAHDIGQDIADAVLAYIAQPADGIVLVVVHSGGGRSKAAKSLPSALKKAGAVVTECAKISKPAEREAFVRNEVRKAGGRIDAAGVVALIDAVGSDLRELASASAQLVADSGGNVDEAAVRTYHTGRADVTGFMVAEKAVAGDRAAALESVRWAQQIGVPHVLVADALADAVRTIARVSAAGRGNPNQMAGELGMPPWKIRKAQGQSRGWSAGGLAEAMRVAARVNAEVKGAAASPDYAIERAVLDIAAARERR; this is encoded by the coding sequence GTGACCGCGCCAGCCACCACGCCCCCGCCGCTGCACCTGGTGCTGGGCGACGAGGAGCTGCTTGTCGAACGCGCCGTGTACGCGGCGCTGGACGCCGCTCGGCTCGCCGACGCGACTGCCGATCTGACCAGGGTTCGGGTGTCCGATCTCACAGCGCCCGTGCTGGCCGAGCTGGTCAGTCCCTCGCTGTTCAGCGAGGGCAGGGTGATCGTCCTGGAATCGGCACACGACATCGGTCAGGACATCGCCGATGCCGTGCTCGCTTACATCGCCCAGCCCGCCGACGGGATCGTGCTGGTGGTGGTGCACAGCGGTGGCGGGCGAAGCAAGGCGGCCAAGTCGCTGCCTTCGGCCTTGAAGAAGGCCGGCGCCGTGGTCACCGAATGCGCCAAGATCAGCAAGCCCGCCGAGCGCGAAGCGTTTGTGCGCAACGAGGTTCGCAAGGCCGGCGGCCGAATCGACGCCGCAGGCGTCGTCGCGTTGATCGACGCCGTCGGTTCGGATTTGCGTGAACTGGCCTCTGCCTCGGCGCAGCTCGTCGCCGATTCAGGGGGAAACGTCGACGAGGCCGCTGTGCGGACCTACCACACGGGGCGGGCGGACGTCACCGGGTTCATGGTCGCCGAGAAGGCCGTCGCGGGCGACAGGGCCGCCGCGCTGGAATCAGTGCGCTGGGCACAGCAGATCGGTGTTCCGCATGTGCTCGTGGCCGATGCGCTGGCCGACGCGGTACGCACGATCGCCAGGGTGTCGGCCGCCGGGCGGGGCAATCCCAATCAGATGGCGGGCGAGCTGGGGATGCCGCCGTGGAAGATCCGTAAGGCACAGGGCCAGTCCCGAGGGTGGAGCGCAGGGGGGCTCGCCGAGGCCATGCGGGTGGCGGCGCGGGTGAACGCGGAGGTCAAAGGTGCCGCCGCGAGTCCGGACTATGCCATCGAGCGTGCTGTCCTCGACATCGCCGCCGCGCGGGAGCGTCGCTAG
- the rpsT gene encoding 30S ribosomal protein S20, which translates to MANIKSQMKRIKTNEKARQRNQSVKSAVKTAIRKFREAADAGDKAKAVELQREAAKKLDKAAGKGVIHQNQAANKKSAMARRANKL; encoded by the coding sequence GTGGCCAACATCAAGTCCCAGATGAAGCGCATCAAGACCAACGAGAAGGCTCGGCAGCGCAACCAGTCGGTCAAGTCGGCGGTGAAGACCGCGATCCGCAAGTTCCGCGAGGCCGCGGACGCCGGTGACAAGGCCAAGGCCGTCGAGTTGCAGCGCGAGGCAGCCAAGAAGCTGGACAAGGCAGCCGGCAAGGGTGTCATTCACCAGAACCAGGCCGCGAACAAGAAGTCCGCGATGGCCAGGCGCGCCAACAAGCTCTGA
- a CDS encoding VOC family protein has protein sequence MDVLSSRVLLHPADNEVTTAFYRDTLGLAVYREFPGGTVFFAGGGFVEVVGSGGERGGNAALWLQVRDLAATVAELREKGVEPENGPRREPWGLDEASVSDPDGVRIVLVEVPEGHPLRVDVRSG, from the coding sequence ATGGATGTGCTGAGCAGCCGGGTACTGCTGCACCCCGCCGACAACGAGGTGACGACCGCGTTCTACCGGGACACGCTCGGCCTCGCCGTCTACCGGGAGTTTCCCGGAGGCACGGTGTTCTTCGCGGGCGGCGGCTTTGTCGAGGTCGTCGGCTCAGGTGGTGAGCGCGGCGGGAACGCGGCGCTGTGGTTGCAGGTCAGAGACCTCGCCGCCACCGTAGCCGAGTTGAGGGAGAAGGGTGTCGAACCGGAAAACGGCCCTCGTCGCGAACCGTGGGGCCTCGACGAGGCGTCGGTCTCCGACCCCGACGGCGTGCGCATCGTGCTGGTCGAGGTGCCCGAGGGGCATCCGCTGAGGGTGGACGTCCGCTCCGGCTAG
- a CDS encoding class I SAM-dependent methyltransferase translates to MTESIGQALDRVFGHPRGWLGRLGGAVMASSNAATERHVSTVARAGDGETALVVGPGPGVGLAEVATKAAVTIGVDPSPDMLGLCGQRCADRISNGTVRLHQGTAASTGQEPESVDVVISVNNVQFWEDRKAAFGELFRVLRPGGRIVLSAHEKSLPVSRHELADELEQAGFADLQTWVWDPPGPAAPRAAQLRAWRPSADPR, encoded by the coding sequence ATGACCGAATCAATTGGCCAGGCGCTCGATCGAGTGTTCGGGCATCCACGAGGATGGCTCGGCCGGCTCGGCGGCGCCGTCATGGCATCCAGTAACGCGGCCACCGAACGGCACGTCAGCACCGTCGCCAGGGCAGGAGACGGCGAAACGGCGCTGGTCGTCGGGCCGGGACCGGGAGTCGGGCTCGCGGAGGTCGCCACGAAGGCGGCGGTGACCATCGGCGTCGACCCCTCCCCCGACATGCTCGGCCTGTGCGGGCAACGGTGCGCCGACCGGATCTCCAACGGTACGGTCCGGCTACACCAGGGAACGGCCGCCTCGACCGGGCAGGAGCCGGAATCCGTCGACGTCGTCATCAGCGTCAACAACGTCCAGTTCTGGGAAGACCGCAAGGCCGCGTTCGGCGAACTGTTCCGGGTACTGCGGCCCGGCGGCAGAATCGTGCTGTCCGCGCACGAGAAGTCACTCCCGGTGTCCAGGCACGAACTGGCCGACGAACTCGAACAGGCCGGGTTCGCCGACCTGCAAACCTGGGTGTGGGATCCCCCGGGACCAGCCGCTCCGCGTGCCGCGCAACTGCGCGCGTGGCGCCCGAGCGCCGACCCGCGCTAG